A portion of the Gaiellales bacterium genome contains these proteins:
- a CDS encoding HAMP domain-containing sensor histidine kinase, translating to MSVRRLGSLPLRVRLAAVAVALVACGLLVAGIATRYELERFLVDRLDQQFATAAPLLSRLADESDPPPAGLITGALPSRGYAVAYPSGASVYFAPGTSPPGWLSRLAAKAPYGRSTEQGYRFDVVAISRTPGDPDPDLPATARLVMAIPLSDLNSTVNRLTVLEALVGLAVLAALAVLAYLLVRRELAPLGRIEQTAAAIAGGDLSRRVEDGDPRTETGSLALSLNEMLAQIELAFEERRRSEQRLRRFVADASHELRTPLTSVRGFAELFRRGAAERPADLALAMTRIEAEARRMGVLVDDLLTLANLDEGRPLLREPVDVGLLVGELVDDHRLLHPDWPVAFDRGATEPVVGDGSRLRQAFANILANARAHTPPGTRIDVRVEAEGDGVAVSVADEGPGIPPELVDQVFERFVRADPSRARASGGSGLGLSIVDGIVRAHGGRVQAANRSGGGVIFTVELPHEPPPAPATEA from the coding sequence ATGAGCGTCCGGCGGCTCGGCTCGCTGCCGCTGCGTGTCCGCCTGGCGGCGGTCGCCGTTGCGCTCGTCGCGTGCGGGCTGCTGGTCGCGGGCATCGCGACGCGCTACGAGCTCGAGCGCTTCCTCGTCGACAGGCTGGATCAGCAGTTCGCCACCGCAGCTCCGCTCTTGAGCCGGCTCGCCGACGAGAGCGACCCCCCGCCGGCCGGCCTGATCACCGGTGCGCTGCCGTCACGCGGCTATGCCGTCGCCTACCCGAGCGGGGCCAGCGTCTATTTCGCACCGGGGACGAGTCCGCCGGGGTGGCTCAGCCGGCTCGCCGCGAAGGCTCCGTATGGCCGCTCGACGGAGCAGGGCTACCGCTTCGACGTCGTTGCGATCTCCCGGACACCCGGCGATCCCGACCCCGACCTGCCGGCAACCGCTCGCCTGGTCATGGCGATCCCGCTGTCGGACCTGAACTCGACGGTCAACCGGCTGACCGTGCTCGAGGCACTGGTCGGCCTGGCGGTGCTAGCGGCGCTCGCCGTGCTCGCCTACCTGCTCGTCCGCCGGGAGCTGGCCCCGCTCGGGCGCATCGAGCAGACCGCCGCGGCGATCGCCGGCGGGGATCTGTCGCGCCGGGTGGAGGACGGTGATCCGCGCACCGAGACGGGGAGTCTGGCGCTATCGCTGAACGAGATGCTCGCCCAGATCGAGCTGGCGTTCGAGGAACGCCGCCGCTCGGAGCAGCGGCTGCGCCGGTTCGTCGCGGACGCCTCGCACGAGCTGAGGACACCGCTGACGTCGGTCCGCGGGTTCGCCGAGCTGTTCCGTCGCGGCGCCGCCGAGCGGCCGGCCGATCTGGCGCTCGCCATGACACGGATCGAGGCGGAGGCACGGCGCATGGGCGTGCTGGTCGACGACCTGCTGACGCTCGCGAACCTCGACGAGGGACGCCCGCTTCTGCGGGAGCCGGTCGACGTCGGCCTCCTCGTCGGGGAGCTGGTTGACGACCACCGCCTGCTGCACCCGGACTGGCCGGTCGCGTTCGACCGCGGCGCGACCGAGCCCGTCGTTGGGGACGGCTCCCGGCTGCGACAGGCGTTCGCCAACATCCTCGCCAACGCGCGGGCACACACGCCCCCCGGTACGCGCATCGATGTCCGTGTGGAGGCCGAGGGCGACGGTGTGGCGGTATCGGTTGCGGACGAGGGGCCGGGCATACCGCCCGAGCTCGTCGACCAGGTGTTCGAGCGGTTCGTGCGGGCCGACCCGTCCCGCGCGCGCGCCAGTGGCGGCTCGGGACTCGGCCTGTCGATCGTCGACGGGATCGTTCGCGCGCACGGAGGACGCGTCCAGGCGGCCAACCGCTCCGGCGGCGGGGTGATCTTCACGGTCGAGCTTCCCCACGAGCCGCCGCCCGCCCCGGCCACCGAGGCATGA
- a CDS encoding response regulator transcription factor, translated as MAAGADIEGRPARVLVVDDEDSITQLVSTVLRYEGFDVRCASDGRAAVKQARTFRPDLVVLDVMLPDWDGFEVYRRLAAETAQMPVLFLTARDAPADRVHGLTLGADDYVGKPFSLEELVARVHAVLRRTHGGAAGGALRYADLVMDEDAHEVRRGDRLVDLTPTEYHLLRYLLINAGRVVSKAQILDHVWRYDFNGDASVVETYISYLRKKLDRAGDRPLIQTVRGFGYAIRLPRE; from the coding sequence GTGGCCGCGGGCGCCGACATCGAGGGAAGGCCGGCTCGCGTGCTCGTCGTCGACGACGAGGACAGCATCACGCAGCTCGTCTCGACGGTGCTCCGCTACGAGGGATTCGACGTGCGGTGCGCGTCCGACGGCCGCGCCGCCGTGAAGCAGGCGCGCACCTTCCGGCCCGACCTGGTCGTGCTGGACGTGATGCTGCCCGACTGGGACGGGTTCGAGGTGTACCGCCGCCTGGCGGCCGAGACGGCCCAGATGCCGGTGCTTTTCCTGACGGCCCGCGACGCTCCCGCAGACCGCGTGCACGGGCTGACGCTCGGTGCGGACGACTACGTCGGCAAGCCGTTCAGCCTCGAGGAGCTCGTGGCCCGCGTTCATGCCGTGCTGCGGCGCACGCACGGCGGGGCGGCGGGCGGGGCGCTCCGGTACGCCGACCTCGTCATGGACGAGGACGCCCACGAGGTGCGGCGCGGCGACCGGCTGGTCGATCTGACGCCGACCGAGTACCACCTGCTCCGCTACCTGCTCATCAACGCCGGACGGGTGGTCAGCAAGGCGCAGATCCTGGACCACGTCTGGCGCTACGACTTCAACGGAGACGCGAGCGTCGTCGAGACCTACATCAGCTACCTGCGCAAGAAGCTCGACCGGGCCGGCGACCGGCCGCTGATCCAGACGGTGCGGGGCTTCGGATACGCCATCCGGCTGCCGCGCGAATGA
- a CDS encoding IPT/TIG domain-containing protein yields the protein MPLPLHRLLAAAAVVLSLVTASPALADQSYVTLMFSRAQVEGVTSPGCTPLPGDVTIWQVAGDLAAKGYAATEAASPSLEVPTGEGCFGGNLVLGWDDLRSLHSTYGWDVIPRGDRDDRTLSPSEQAADSCGLLPTFLSNGFPDAWAMYAYYGGPYSATMQSSIVSTCFSYGRTYRSGANPLPVPSPYLVKVFSINGGFCADTTLPCHGVSAPYGYTQPSTLQALVQSAGWNVIQGYKFVTGSYSSSSVSWDCTGADPASHWSTRGEFYCYTDWQSVIDAIPATTQVVSPSFVASLQDRTMAKGPLASIVLSPSDATIVAGGAQPFTVEGFDADGHDLGDVTAESTLSIDQGGTCAGARCGAGANGTYAVTAVDGAAMTTATLHVVDPPVVTGMSPAGAPVGATVTLTGSALDRISGVTFNGTRASFTIVSPGQLTTVVPSGATDGPVVVTALGGVAVDAGSFAVQPRITGFSPLAAAAGATLTITGSALLGATGVTVAGVPATFTANSYSSITATVPAYSAPGPVTVTTPDGTATSATAFGTALVVTGFSPASGRVGASVAIAGSGLGPATAVLFNGGAARFTVVSPTSISATVPMSASTGRITVKAGATVARSSSNFLVLPAITGFSPASGPAGTVVDIRGSGFLHATGVLFGGAPASSYTVVSGAEIRATVPAAAASGKITVRTAGGSAKSGASFTVTGPAHVVFDRR from the coding sequence ATGCCCCTTCCGCTTCACCGTCTCCTCGCCGCCGCCGCCGTCGTGCTCAGCCTGGTGACGGCGTCCCCGGCACTGGCCGACCAGAGCTACGTCACGCTCATGTTCAGCAGGGCGCAGGTCGAAGGCGTCACGTCGCCCGGCTGTACCCCGCTCCCCGGAGACGTGACGATCTGGCAGGTCGCAGGCGACCTTGCGGCCAAGGGGTACGCGGCCACCGAGGCAGCGTCTCCGTCCCTCGAGGTGCCAACCGGAGAGGGGTGCTTCGGCGGGAACCTCGTGCTCGGGTGGGACGATCTTCGATCGCTGCACTCGACGTACGGGTGGGACGTCATCCCGCGCGGCGACCGCGACGACCGCACGCTGTCTCCGAGCGAACAGGCGGCCGACTCGTGCGGCCTGCTTCCGACGTTCCTTAGCAACGGCTTCCCGGACGCCTGGGCGATGTACGCGTATTACGGGGGCCCGTACTCCGCGACCATGCAATCCAGCATCGTCTCGACGTGCTTCTCATACGGGCGCACCTATCGTTCGGGCGCCAACCCGCTTCCCGTCCCAAGCCCGTACCTCGTCAAGGTGTTCTCCATCAACGGCGGGTTCTGCGCGGACACGACGCTGCCCTGCCACGGCGTCAGCGCTCCGTATGGGTACACGCAGCCGTCGACGCTGCAGGCGCTCGTGCAGAGCGCGGGATGGAACGTGATCCAGGGATACAAGTTCGTCACGGGCAGCTATTCGTCGAGCAGCGTGTCGTGGGATTGCACCGGCGCTGACCCCGCCAGCCACTGGTCGACGCGGGGTGAGTTCTACTGTTACACCGACTGGCAGAGCGTGATCGACGCCATCCCCGCAACCACGCAGGTCGTGTCGCCGAGCTTCGTCGCGTCGCTGCAGGACCGCACGATGGCGAAGGGGCCGCTGGCGTCGATCGTGCTGAGCCCGTCCGACGCAACCATCGTCGCGGGCGGGGCGCAGCCGTTCACGGTCGAGGGATTCGACGCCGACGGTCACGACCTCGGCGATGTCACGGCCGAGAGCACGCTCTCGATCGACCAGGGCGGGACGTGCGCCGGCGCGAGGTGCGGAGCGGGTGCGAACGGTACGTACGCGGTCACCGCGGTCGACGGTGCCGCCATGACGACCGCCACGCTGCACGTGGTCGACCCTCCGGTCGTCACCGGGATGTCTCCGGCCGGTGCGCCCGTCGGCGCGACCGTCACGCTCACCGGCAGCGCGCTGGATCGGATCTCCGGCGTCACCTTCAACGGAACGCGGGCCTCGTTCACGATCGTGTCGCCTGGTCAGCTGACCACGGTCGTTCCGTCCGGGGCGACGGACGGGCCGGTCGTCGTGACGGCGCTCGGCGGGGTCGCCGTCGACGCCGGCAGCTTCGCGGTGCAGCCGAGGATCACCGGGTTCTCTCCGCTGGCGGCGGCCGCTGGAGCGACCCTGACCATCACCGGCAGCGCCTTGCTCGGTGCGACGGGGGTGACGGTGGCAGGCGTTCCCGCAACGTTCACCGCGAACTCGTACTCGTCGATCACCGCGACCGTGCCCGCGTACTCCGCGCCCGGGCCGGTCACCGTGACCACGCCGGACGGGACGGCGACAAGCGCGACGGCGTTCGGCACCGCGCTCGTGGTGACCGGGTTCAGCCCGGCGTCAGGGCGGGTCGGGGCTTCGGTGGCGATCGCCGGCAGCGGGCTCGGGCCTGCCACCGCCGTCCTCTTCAACGGTGGCGCCGCGAGGTTCACGGTCGTCTCGCCGACGTCGATCTCGGCGACCGTCCCGATGTCCGCGAGCACGGGCAGGATCACCGTGAAGGCGGGTGCGACCGTTGCCCGGAGCTCGTCGAACTTCCTCGTGCTTCCAGCGATCACGGGGTTCTCACCTGCGAGCGGGCCCGCCGGCACCGTGGTCGACATCAGGGGAAGCGGGTTCCTTCACGCGACCGGCGTGCTCTTCGGAGGTGCGCCGGCGTCCTCGTACACGGTCGTGTCGGGTGCCGAGATCAGGGCCACCGTGCCGGCCGCCGCAGCGTCCGGCAAGATCACCGTCCGCACCGCCGGCGGGTCGGCGAAATCCGGCGCGAGCTTCACGGTGACCGGGCCCGCGCACGTGGTGTTCGACCGCCGGTAG
- a CDS encoding DUF1996 domain-containing protein, with amino-acid sequence MEPCAAVTDGSARRRLGKAAVVGGVMLPLLLALVRLSLALPAAEAMGQVHCAGTVSSRIGAGDAWSVGDAQVDPIAPRGAAVSPHMHEFFGSTAILALPHPELAGFADLVGTQTTCDITVDSAEYWIPLLTGNGAPVPLSRMEAYYMAWDGALTDPSAVTRTFPSDLRMIAGNMMAASATDMDTRHVFWDCGAFSTKPGSLYRFATPADADCATAQPVSGGKVLLTLAVTFPSCWDGKLNDHTVDGDTSDYTGNMMSPVVRHLAYRTAKGCPAGYPIKLMTLRENISWQYAGDGTDVTLSSGPGYTAHADFLNSWVPSGLSRMLTRCIDTSLSDAQTHVQYPAICGKPIHSP; translated from the coding sequence GTGGAACCGTGCGCCGCCGTGACCGACGGCTCTGCACGGCGCCGCCTGGGGAAGGCGGCCGTGGTCGGCGGCGTGATGCTGCCCCTCCTTCTCGCGCTGGTGCGCCTCTCCCTGGCACTCCCGGCCGCCGAGGCGATGGGACAGGTCCATTGCGCAGGCACGGTCTCGTCGCGGATCGGGGCCGGCGACGCGTGGAGCGTCGGCGATGCTCAGGTTGACCCGATCGCTCCCCGTGGTGCTGCCGTCTCGCCGCACATGCACGAGTTCTTCGGAAGCACCGCCATCCTCGCCCTGCCGCACCCTGAACTGGCCGGGTTCGCCGATCTCGTCGGCACCCAGACCACGTGCGACATCACCGTGGATTCCGCCGAGTACTGGATTCCCCTGCTCACCGGCAACGGCGCGCCGGTGCCGCTGTCCAGAATGGAGGCGTACTACATGGCGTGGGACGGCGCCCTCACCGACCCCTCGGCCGTCACGCGCACATTTCCGAGCGATCTCCGCATGATCGCGGGAAACATGATGGCCGCTTCGGCGACCGACATGGACACGCGGCACGTGTTCTGGGATTGCGGCGCATTCAGCACAAAGCCCGGCAGCCTGTACCGGTTTGCAACCCCGGCTGACGCCGATTGCGCGACCGCGCAGCCGGTATCCGGCGGGAAGGTGCTGCTGACCCTGGCCGTCACGTTCCCGAGCTGCTGGGACGGGAAGCTGAACGATCACACCGTCGACGGAGATACGTCCGACTACACCGGCAACATGATGTCGCCCGTGGTCAGGCACCTTGCCTACCGGACGGCGAAGGGGTGCCCGGCCGGCTACCCGATCAAGCTGATGACGCTTCGGGAAAACATCTCATGGCAGTACGCCGGCGACGGCACCGACGTCACCCTGTCATCCGGCCCCGGCTACACCGCCCACGCCGACTTCCTGAACAGCTGGGTTCCGAGCGGGCTGTCCCGCATGCTCACCCGCTGCATCGATACGTCGCTCAGCGACGCCCAGACGCACGTGCAGTATCCGGCGATATGCGGAAAGCCGATCCACTCGCCCTGA
- a CDS encoding phospholipase D family protein translates to MVSLPGGFGRLDSAIGVRVANAVCSHHRRRLNGLGKHALDAPAGGWADDAPPPRPGNRLDVLVDGEQMFGTLLDELRTARSHVHMTGWFMSPEFVLRHGDPPAVLRNVLAEVADRVDLRVLLWAGSPAPGFTPSRRDTARAAAALREGSDAVQVALDRHERPMHCHHEKTVVIDDRVAFVGGIDLTGLAGDRLDTPLHPARASLGWHDVATRIEGPAVGDVARSFCGRWTAVTGEPLPEPADEGHAGDVELQVVRTMPERMYRPDDPGTFGILESYIRAFRAARRFIYIESQYLWSPEIAAVLADRLRNPPDPAFRVVAVLPARPKGGGDDTRGILGELMEADGGAGRLLATTLMARAGQAHDPIYIHAKVCVVDDEWLTIGSANLNDHSLFNDSEMNVVTHDPGAARATRLRLWAEHLECGTDEIDDDPCRVIDRVWRPVAEEQLERLEEGRPLTHRLLRLPHVSRRTARLLGPLQGLLVDG, encoded by the coding sequence ATGGTTTCCCTGCCAGGTGGATTCGGCCGCCTCGACAGCGCCATCGGCGTTCGGGTGGCGAACGCCGTCTGCTCGCATCACCGGCGGCGCCTGAACGGGCTCGGCAAGCACGCGCTCGACGCGCCGGCCGGCGGCTGGGCGGACGACGCTCCGCCGCCGCGCCCCGGCAACCGGCTCGACGTGCTGGTGGACGGCGAGCAGATGTTCGGGACGCTCCTGGACGAGCTGCGCACCGCGCGCAGCCATGTCCACATGACGGGCTGGTTCATGTCGCCGGAGTTCGTGCTGCGCCATGGGGATCCGCCCGCCGTGCTTCGCAACGTGCTGGCCGAGGTGGCCGACCGGGTCGACCTGCGCGTGCTGCTCTGGGCGGGATCGCCGGCTCCCGGGTTCACCCCCTCGCGCCGTGATACCGCACGTGCGGCGGCCGCGCTGCGCGAGGGGTCGGACGCCGTCCAGGTCGCGCTCGACCGTCACGAGCGGCCGATGCACTGCCACCACGAGAAGACGGTGGTGATCGACGACCGGGTCGCGTTCGTGGGCGGGATCGACCTCACCGGCCTGGCCGGCGACCGCCTGGACACGCCGCTGCATCCGGCGCGCGCCTCGCTCGGCTGGCACGACGTCGCGACACGAATTGAGGGGCCGGCTGTGGGGGATGTCGCGCGCAGCTTCTGCGGCCGCTGGACGGCCGTGACGGGCGAGCCGCTGCCCGAGCCCGCGGACGAGGGCCACGCCGGCGACGTCGAGCTGCAGGTCGTGCGGACCATGCCGGAGCGGATGTACCGGCCGGACGATCCCGGGACGTTCGGGATCCTCGAGTCGTACATCCGGGCGTTCCGCGCGGCACGGCGGTTCATCTACATCGAGAGCCAGTACCTGTGGTCGCCGGAGATCGCCGCGGTGCTCGCGGACAGGCTGCGCAACCCGCCGGATCCGGCGTTTCGCGTCGTGGCGGTCCTCCCCGCGCGGCCGAAGGGCGGCGGCGACGACACGCGCGGCATCCTTGGTGAGCTGATGGAGGCGGACGGCGGCGCGGGGCGGCTGCTGGCGACGACCCTCATGGCGCGCGCCGGCCAGGCGCACGATCCCATCTACATCCATGCCAAGGTGTGCGTCGTCGACGACGAGTGGCTGACGATCGGCTCCGCGAACCTGAACGACCACTCCCTGTTCAACGACAGCGAGATGAACGTCGTGACGCATGATCCGGGCGCCGCGCGGGCGACGCGCCTGCGGTTGTGGGCCGAGCATCTCGAGTGTGGGACGGATGAGATCGACGACGATCCCTGCCGTGTCATCGACCGTGTCTGGCGTCCGGTCGCAGAAGAACAGCTTGAACGGCTGGAGGAGGGCCGGCCGCTCACGCACAGGCTGCTGCGCCTGCCGCACGTCTCGCGACGCACCGCCCGGCTGCTTGGCCCGCTGCAGGGTCTGCTCGTCGACGGCTGA
- a CDS encoding HDOD domain-containing protein — protein sequence MIERAWSEARRLESWPPPSLSKAIASAGSGESSPSFVARQPIYDRLLDVYAYELLFRAGDVDHADVVDDEVATASTVVTTFADIGLDSLVGGRCGFVNATREFVMRGFVPLLPAGRVALELHRTEALDPEVHAELHRLSELGYPIALDDFVMREDSRPLLEVAHFVKLDVQAFTRDQLVEQVEQLRPHKVKLIASKIEDHHTFEFCRQSGFDYFQGYFFCQPRTVTGRGIPANRLTQMRLMAVLQDPGCELEQLDLAISHDLGVSFRLLRWINSAYFSLPRKVSSVREALMLLGVRNVRSWALLMTLAGIEDQPSELIRTAMTRAKMCELVGQALGRPNPDAHFTVGLFSVVDAFMNMRMQDVLSELPLSPEVSAALLDQSGPLGEVLSWVLTYERGHFECLTPAPEADVVLRDAYLVALRFADEAGSGRP from the coding sequence ATGATCGAGCGGGCATGGTCGGAGGCGCGGCGTCTCGAGTCGTGGCCGCCGCCGTCACTTTCGAAGGCGATCGCGAGCGCCGGCTCGGGCGAGTCGTCGCCGAGCTTCGTGGCGCGCCAGCCGATCTACGACCGGCTGCTCGACGTGTACGCCTACGAGCTGCTGTTCCGGGCGGGAGACGTTGACCATGCCGACGTCGTCGACGACGAGGTGGCGACCGCCAGCACGGTGGTCACGACCTTCGCCGACATCGGCCTCGACTCCCTCGTCGGCGGCCGGTGCGGCTTCGTCAACGCGACGCGCGAGTTCGTGATGCGCGGGTTCGTGCCGCTGCTCCCGGCAGGGCGTGTCGCGCTGGAGCTGCACCGCACCGAGGCGCTCGATCCCGAGGTGCACGCCGAGCTGCACCGCCTGAGCGAGCTCGGCTACCCGATCGCGCTCGACGACTTCGTGATGCGCGAGGACAGCAGGCCACTGCTCGAGGTGGCGCACTTCGTGAAGCTCGATGTCCAGGCGTTCACCCGTGACCAGCTGGTCGAGCAGGTCGAGCAGCTGCGGCCGCACAAGGTCAAGCTGATCGCATCGAAGATCGAGGACCACCACACGTTCGAGTTCTGCAGGCAGTCGGGCTTCGACTACTTCCAGGGCTACTTCTTCTGCCAGCCGAGGACGGTCACGGGGCGCGGGATACCCGCCAACCGGCTCACGCAGATGCGGCTGATGGCGGTGCTGCAGGACCCCGGCTGCGAGCTCGAGCAGCTTGACCTGGCCATCAGCCACGACCTCGGCGTCAGCTTCCGGCTGCTTCGATGGATCAACTCCGCATACTTCTCCTTGCCCCGGAAGGTCAGCTCGGTGCGCGAGGCGTTGATGCTGCTCGGCGTCCGGAATGTCCGCAGCTGGGCGCTTCTGATGACGCTCGCCGGGATCGAGGACCAGCCGAGCGAGCTGATCCGAACCGCCATGACGCGCGCAAAGATGTGCGAGCTGGTCGGACAGGCGCTGGGACGCCCGAACCCGGATGCGCATTTCACCGTCGGGCTGTTCTCGGTCGTCGATGCGTTCATGAACATGCGGATGCAGGACGTTCTCAGCGAGCTCCCGCTCTCGCCGGAGGTTTCCGCGGCGCTGCTCGACCAGAGCGGCCCGCTCGGCGAGGTGCTCTCGTGGGTGCTCACATACGAGCGCGGCCACTTCGAGTGCCTCACCCCTGCGCCCGAGGCCGACGTGGTGCTGCGGGACGCCTACCTGGTCGCGCTGCGGTTCGCGGACGAGGCCGGGTCCGGCCGGCCCTGA
- a CDS encoding DUF1800 domain-containing protein: MAYSYPKLPSNPTRAHFQRLLWRAGFSGSKKQITHYADLGLGPAIDQLLTPFTSNVLAGPDPTDGGQKLDPVNHWGHDCLWWLDRMVRSRNQLVERMTLNLHDLFATSNDGVGNTRHMLRQNRLLRSHAVGNFADLLSSITVDPAMLLWLNGADSDKWEPNENYAREVMELFCLGNDPNLESLTHGLWTSAAMYTQTDIHEAARALTGWRYDWNKASNGTLAERENPTYYDRSAHDGGTKTIFGHTGKWDWSDVCRLVINHPNHAPYLAYSLWSYFVPTPPPESAMHRMVDNYRASGHELRPLLRVILRHGDFYATLDAPDLVKPPIVYVAAGLRMTGRFITSNDWSWLLENMGQVPFYPPNVSGWKQGPAFLNTNTAHAYWQATDYLLYRTVSDPGGQTPDDAVRTALSALNHPWVSDETRAKLVAYAQDYVNRNGPTLDGHDRAERQKVIRALAMAGPDGLVH; the protein is encoded by the coding sequence GTGGCGTACAGCTATCCGAAATTGCCGTCGAACCCGACCCGGGCGCACTTCCAGCGCCTGCTCTGGCGCGCCGGCTTCTCGGGCAGCAAGAAGCAGATCACGCACTACGCCGACCTCGGCCTGGGGCCGGCGATCGACCAGCTGCTCACGCCGTTCACCTCGAACGTGCTGGCCGGCCCGGACCCGACCGACGGCGGCCAGAAGCTGGATCCGGTCAACCACTGGGGCCACGACTGCCTGTGGTGGCTCGACCGCATGGTGCGGAGCCGAAACCAGCTGGTCGAGCGCATGACGCTGAACCTGCACGACCTGTTCGCAACGTCGAACGACGGGGTCGGCAACACGCGGCACATGCTCCGCCAGAACCGGCTGCTGCGGTCGCACGCCGTCGGCAACTTCGCCGATCTGCTGTCGAGCATCACCGTCGACCCCGCCATGCTGCTGTGGCTGAACGGCGCGGACTCGGACAAGTGGGAGCCCAACGAGAACTACGCGCGCGAGGTCATGGAGCTGTTCTGCCTCGGCAACGACCCGAACCTCGAGTCGCTCACCCACGGCCTCTGGACGAGCGCGGCGATGTACACGCAGACCGACATCCACGAGGCGGCCCGCGCGCTGACCGGCTGGCGGTACGACTGGAACAAGGCGTCGAACGGCACGCTCGCCGAGCGCGAGAACCCGACGTACTACGACCGGTCGGCGCACGACGGCGGCACGAAGACCATCTTCGGCCACACCGGCAAGTGGGACTGGTCCGACGTCTGCCGGCTCGTCATCAACCACCCCAACCACGCTCCCTATCTCGCCTACTCGCTCTGGAGCTACTTCGTCCCGACCCCGCCGCCCGAGTCCGCGATGCACCGGATGGTCGACAACTACCGCGCCTCGGGACACGAGCTGCGGCCGCTCCTGCGCGTGATCCTGCGCCACGGCGACTTCTACGCGACGCTCGACGCGCCCGACCTGGTCAAGCCCCCGATCGTCTACGTCGCGGCCGGGCTGCGGATGACCGGCCGCTTCATCACGAGCAACGACTGGAGCTGGCTGCTCGAGAACATGGGCCAGGTGCCGTTCTACCCGCCCAACGTGTCCGGGTGGAAGCAGGGCCCCGCGTTCCTCAACACCAACACGGCGCACGCGTACTGGCAGGCGACCGACTACCTGCTCTACCGGACGGTGTCGGACCCCGGCGGCCAGACGCCCGACGACGCCGTCAGGACGGCGCTCTCGGCACTGAACCACCCGTGGGTCAGCGACGAGACGCGGGCCAAGCTCGTCGCCTACGCACAGGACTACGTCAATCGCAACGGGCCCACCCTCGACGGCCACGACCGCGCCGAGCGCCAGAAGGTCATCCGCGCGCTCGCCATGGCGGGGCCGGACGGGCTCGTCCATTGA
- a CDS encoding DUF1501 domain-containing protein, translated as MNHCGCNDWQITQRRAMLRRQGQVVPIPRAVLEGETAGMCRRDFLRNGAVAFLTVYGAQMLSWNRIWEAASASAATSSSDPIIVSIFLDGGNDGLNTLVPITGKDAAAYAAKRPNIGLRPQDCLPLGGPAGSPDWAWNPSATGFQQLYDAGKMSVIPAVDYMPPDLSHFHSRAFWQAGELDPDPATGWLGRWIDQNGATDNPLQAISAGWSLDGSLKSADNPVAVLSSVDDAQFTMDNVWQDSQLMVDALAGLTQRTAPNPGMAAADAALGGAVNVANRLAALSQPNLPPNGLGYGTTDFDRRMANLAWMLDSNLGMRVACLSFDDGWDFHEDQLNRQSQNLSRLSTTLAAFQADLEARGLGDRVLTLVWSEFGRRVEDNSGGTDHGAGGLAMVIGTHAKGGLAGEFPGIADADLDQWGNLKVPTDYRQIYTALLANWMGTDPSDVVPNAGSYTPLDLVA; from the coding sequence ATGAACCACTGCGGATGCAACGACTGGCAGATCACCCAGCGGCGGGCGATGCTCCGGCGCCAGGGGCAGGTGGTGCCGATCCCGCGCGCCGTGCTGGAAGGCGAGACGGCCGGGATGTGCCGCCGCGACTTCCTCCGAAACGGCGCGGTCGCGTTCCTGACCGTGTACGGAGCGCAGATGCTGTCCTGGAACCGGATCTGGGAAGCCGCCTCCGCGAGCGCCGCCACCTCGTCCAGCGACCCGATCATCGTGTCGATCTTCCTCGACGGGGGCAACGACGGCCTGAACACGCTCGTCCCGATCACCGGCAAGGACGCGGCCGCGTACGCCGCCAAGCGGCCGAACATCGGCCTGCGCCCGCAGGACTGCCTGCCGCTCGGCGGGCCGGCCGGGAGCCCGGACTGGGCGTGGAACCCCTCTGCCACCGGCTTCCAGCAGCTCTACGACGCCGGAAAGATGTCCGTCATCCCGGCCGTCGACTACATGCCGCCCGACCTCTCCCACTTCCATTCCCGCGCCTTCTGGCAGGCGGGCGAGCTCGACCCCGACCCGGCCACCGGCTGGCTGGGACGCTGGATCGACCAGAACGGCGCGACCGACAACCCGCTTCAGGCGATCTCCGCGGGATGGTCGCTCGACGGCTCCCTGAAGAGCGCCGACAACCCGGTCGCTGTGCTCTCGAGCGTCGACGACGCGCAGTTCACCATGGACAACGTCTGGCAGGACTCGCAGCTGATGGTCGACGCGCTCGCCGGGCTGACGCAGCGAACCGCCCCGAACCCCGGCATGGCCGCCGCGGATGCGGCGCTGGGCGGCGCGGTCAACGTGGCGAACCGGCTGGCGGCGCTGAGCCAGCCGAACCTCCCGCCCAACGGGCTGGGCTACGGCACCACGGATTTCGACCGGCGCATGGCCAACCTCGCCTGGATGCTCGACTCGAACCTCGGCATGCGAGTCGCCTGCCTGTCCTTCGACGACGGCTGGGACTTCCACGAGGACCAGCTCAACCGCCAGTCGCAGAACCTCTCCCGCCTCTCGACGACGCTCGCCGCATTCCAGGCCGACCTCGAGGCCCGTGGTCTCGGCGACCGGGTGCTGACGCTCGTCTGGAGCGAGTTCGGGCGGCGCGTCGAGGACAACAGCGGCGGCACCGACCATGGAGCGGGCGGCCTCGCGATGGTGATCGGGACGCATGCCAAGGGCGGGCTGGCCGGCGAGTTCCCGGGTATCGCGGACGCCGATCTGGATCAGTGGGGCAACCTCAAGGTGCCAACCGACTACCGGCAGATCTACACGGCGCTGCTGGCGAACTGGATGGGCACCGATCCGTCGGACGTGGTGCCCAACGCAGGCAGCTACACGCCGCTCGATCTCGTCGCCTGA